Part of the Vespa velutina chromosome 7, iVesVel2.1, whole genome shotgun sequence genome, TcggagaattttatttaatattacgaacgagaattttatttgtttcgtaATTAACTACATacttatctatgtatctatgtatgtatgtacgtacgtatgtatatattaatattccaCAAATACGGatgaaataatcgaatttacAAGCTGACGCAAAGCACTGGATAgtagattaaatatatacgtgcaATTTGGAAATATGACCTTTTACGTATTAAAAGCAACCAGCAGATTCATATAACACGTAACGTAATTTCCTGCGGCAATGCAACggacttcttcttttaattagttatatcattgatattttaacTTCTTTGTTAATTGACCTACTAATTTTACGCGTCAAACACGTCATAGAAACTTTGTTCGTCCCTTATAATCGTGTCCCATATAATTGTGTCCTTTTCGATCGAAACCACAAAACGATTATCTATGTCTATCAAATTTGTGTCGAGTATTTCCCATCTAcgctatttctctatttctctctctctctctctttctctctctctctctgtctctgtctctctttactttcgaAGTACTGTCATTTGGGAAATACGAAAAGTGGTTTACCGCGTTTGCCATCGTATTTGTACAACATCGAGATTGTTATCGTTCACATCGCACGAAATTATtgctctctctcgttctctttttttctctctttctatctctctctctctctctctctctctttctctctctctttctctctctctctctctctctctctctctctttctctctctctcgaaattattatttaattattcaaaccctatgataaattaatgaaaagaattaatcCATAGGAAAGATACGACATCGcgtattattatgaaaatgtattttgagtacaaaatttaacaaaaagaaaaaaaaattaaaaaacatagAAAGCTAAGTTAAGagagtttattattaaaatattaaaattttattttattgatttttgtttctatcaGTGTGATATAACATAGGTATTGACATAATCGTAGAGATCTCTTTGAGACGAATCTTCAATACGAATTTTCCAAAAATTCCGGATTgaataatacttttctttactttctttttttctttttttttttttatttttaacaggATCACCTTCAAAATTTAATGGACGAATAATGACAGagatgaaaaattcattcctGGGCACGTACTtacatttttacttttttacttatcTTAAGGCTATTGTGCAATCACGCAAAGGCACTGTCCTTGAGAGAATTAATTTGGAGGAATACtggatttattctttttatcaatagaAATTGCTTTTCTTCGTACAGATATAGTACAAGCATAAATGGAAAACgtgaaagtaatattttatttgattttatctaGAATAACTTTTTGTAGAATTCGTTGTTTTTACtgctcttttttctgttccttttttttttttttttcttttttcgtgaaggtttttttatttttttattttttttttcttcttataccACATGATATAGATCTCATCTTCCAATGGTCACGAGTATATCCGATTGTTAGATAAATTcgagattaaataattttgtaaaaaatgttATCGCGATGACCGTCTAGCAAGATTATTTAACACGGAAATGAAAGAAggtatttaaaagaaaaaaaaaggaacaaagaatgaaagatagaaagaaaaaaagattacaccAAGAACGTGTTACGGCATTTTTTACGTAACATCTCCCGTAAGGGATGAAATCGAAgtagaatattaaatatcgaattcgatttcgaataaataaaacgttcgttatataagaaaattaatatttcattccgTTTCTGATCATTCCCAaggtaatattattgttatggttTTCTGTGATAAACTCcagaatgttttattttttgatctcaaaataaatataaaaaaaatatcagaatttacgcgcgcgcgtgagtgtgtatataaatatgtttgatCGATTTTGTTcatgtttctcctttttatatcGCATATGAAGATCGAACTTTGATCGGAGATcccttcaatttttttttccttttttttttttgatttatttgacagatatcgtattttttaggttacaatcttctttctttatttttttttttccttttcaatttatttttctttttatttcggaCTAATAATCCTGCGAATTATATGCTCTTTGTATATACGAATGTCCAAAGGGAAGttctaataaaagaaaaaaaaaaaaaaaatggagaaaaagataaagagaacagAAGATTCAGGAAACAAGAGAAATGCTGGTCTGACGTTTATAAGCTCGTTGAAATTAATGTTTACATGGAAATCGGATGGACGTCTGTTAAAATCTGATTACCCACTAAGACGGGATTATCGGTTATTGAATCAACTACGAGTTCCTCTAACTTCCggcattttcatttttatttcttctctttttccttttttatcgtcCTTGAAACGATTGCACTCGAACGatcagaaaatttttcaagtatGAAAATGCAAATGGTGAAATCAAATCGACCTTACGAgatctcttctcctccttctcctcctccccctccttcttctcctccctctccttcttctcctcccccttcttcttctccttctctttctttttctcgagttCCACTAtactattcatttattataatatactattaaaaaaaattatataattgcattatatacatatatatatatatatacatctttttcttccttttttatttttttctcaaataccGCAACCTAAGCAAAGTTAGAAAATGTCAGGCTATATAATCTAAAGTAAAACTTACGAAGGTTTTACAAAATACTGACTCGACGTTCGTTTTGCTGATCtcgtttaagaaaaaattccgATTAAATGTCTCCCtacggaatatatatatatatatatatatatatatatagaaaagcaTCGTTGGTTATTCGATAAATGTCGAGAATACACGAAGTTCGAATTTTGCTAAATAAACATGATATGATGTTAAACAAAATGAaggtaacaataaaaaatgaagaaaaaagacaaagagagagagagagagagagagagagagagagagagagagagagaaagagagagaaaagaaaaagctgaAAGTAACGAAACGTCGTGAACAATCGACGTAATCGATCTCGAAAGCTTGTATCGTAGAAAAGTCGATACGGAAACGTTTCAACTGGTTCCAGCtgtcgatatattttatgaattcatgcaagagagaaaaaaaaagaataagagagagagagagagaggaagaaagaaaggataaaggaTAAGGATGAGAGTGGAAAGTTTGGTGGGATTGGTTGAAGGATAGAGAAACCACGTCAGAAAAACGTACGAAGGATCGTCTTAAAGGACTTTTCGATGGTCTATTGAGATTTAGAATTAGGTAATAATTCTAACGAAGAGAAGgatcaagagagagataaagagacagagagataaagagacagagagataaagagagagaaagagaaatacctCGTAAAGATGAGTTTCTTGTTTATATGGTactatcgtaaaaataaaacaccCTTATGTCGATCCATTTTGTTACTTTTCAACGAGAGACATCgtctgatataaaaaaagaaaaaaaaaaaaagaaaaaaaaggaacgaaacttatttcctttctttctttttttttcttttttctttttttttttcttttttttcttcttttttagatcGATCTAATAATTCTATAGTCATCTTACTAGAGAATCGACGAATTTCTgtagaaaaaatatgttttgttttgttttgttttttttttgtttttttttgtttttttttttttttttttgtttttcaaatacgtacatacgtacgtggAATTATTTCAATCTACTCGAgatctattaatataatttatttataattatttgaataagtAGAAATTGTTTGatatcccttttcttttctttcttttttttttttcttttttacttgttAGTCATTAACTTTTGTATTACATGACtgttttttaaagatattcttctttttttttctcgtccttttttctttcttcattaaaaaaaatacaaatacagtATCGTTTATATGCCTCTCAAAAACACGAATAGTTGAAATGTTTAACTTTCCATAAACTTTCTTGTCATGGTTGACGGTTTGCTGATATCATTTCAACTTAACTAAGAAGAATatcataatatcattaatatacatacacatatatatatatatatatatatacatatgcatgtatcaAGGAGACAAGAGATTTTCATGGAATGCAAACGAGGAGTTGAAACTGCTTGGATGCGCGAATCGTTTACGCTCAAGCAAACATACTTTAACCTTATTCTCGTTATCGCAACGTAACTGCATCCAAACTTTCCTTGTAAAACAAAACGAGCTTTAGAATTCTAACGAAAGGTCGGTAGAGAACGAAGAACGAATGAGTAGGTGGATGGGTGGGCTGAGTTGGATGGGATTGGTGGGGTTGAAGGTTGAGGGTTCAAACTGACGAAGGAAATGTCGCGCGCTCGTCTTTTCACGAAGTAATCAGAGAAACGATAATTAACTTcctaggaaaataaaataatataccgtGGAAGGATTATTACATTAGCAGGTGAAAGAgaaatgtcaaaaaaaaaaaaaaaaaaaaaaaaaaaaaaaaaaaaaaaaagaaagaaataataacaataaaatataagatttaaaagaaaagaaaaagtcgccctgtctgttcttttttgttttatttttttttttattttgctttttttttttttgaaattttagcGACAACGATTAATCACGCGTACGTATAAATTGAGTTTATTAACGTCGATAATTAGGAAACTTAAAGGAAATGATATTACgttgaaagatagaaaaattaataaaataaaaagtgataaagaaaaattgaaaaaatataagtagCTATATgtttttggaatttttttataacgattaatcacacatatatatgtgtgtgtgtgtgtgtgtgtgtgtgtgtgaattgaatttatatctatatatgtacgtgatCGAACGTATAAATTGAACGTCAACTTTtgtatctgtgtatatattttgaatatatgtacgtatggaTCTATGTTGCtgtgctatatatatataaattatatattcaattatatattcaattatatattgaaatgttaaagttaaagtaacaataatataaatatataggataGAGTTAACGTATTCACAATAGTGATAGTGATAGTAGGTAGTGATATAGCGTTAATAGTCACTGTTATGATAATATAACTAAGTATGTCAAGTGTATCTAGATATAACTATAACTAACAACTATCGGTATcttacattaattaaattcatatttcaaaGTAAAGTTATCTATTCCTCGAAggaattattttaagaattaaaattgtCCCAGTTTTCTCGAAGCGATCTTTCGTTTACATTTAGAAATCTATAGTCATacataagaataatttattcttcaaaCACTATAGATATTAGATAACCAATATCGAAGTTTATGCTGATTTAAAAGGTTTTCTcgatcagagaaagagagattgaatGTGTTTTTGTACTTTCGAATGTTCTGAGATAGAAACTTCAGGGAATTTGTTGAAAGTTAAATTTCGCGTTTAGACAATTTacgagatagacagagagttagataaatagacagataaatagattgagagagagaaagaaagagagatttttattgaagtagaatattttctaaagcAATCTCATGAAagcattttaaatgatatatatatatatatatatatatatatatatatatatatatatatattgaaagtcactaattaaaaaaataaataacatttttctttcttctcaaaaaagaaaaagaagacaaagataatataataagatataataatacgaatttttttttcatttattttacattttacattggaataattttattattattattattattattaaattaaaaaattaatgtattggaatttttttctttttaattaatacaaaattaattttaatctctcTGGAATGAAAAGATAGTATACacgaaaatgatttaaattaacaagagagaaaaaaagaaaataaataaataaatgtatatatttttaatgtaaaaagtGTAAAAGgagttccttcttcttttttttttttttttaaattagaaacaaaaaagagagaaagaaaaagaaacgaaaaaaaagaaaaagaatacatacttttgttttttttcattgcaGTTGGTGGATGATGACGGTAGCATCGATGCAGccctaataaattatttatttacgaagCAGATCGTAAAACGACTTAGAAACCAACTCGACATTGGAGATCTTCAACGTAAGCGAAGTTATTGGAAGCAATGCGCCTTCAATGCAGTTTCCTGCTTCGGCAAATAAATCATTCTACTTTATTGCTTGCACAAaggaaagataaggaaaaaagaaaaagaagaaaaagaaataaggaaaggaaaaaaatgataaaaaacaaacaaaaacaaacaaaaaaaaaaaagaggatacCATATTCAACTATCTCTATTTccctcttttatccttttcaaaGTCTCGccttaaaaatgaaataattacgaCGAGAAAGATATCTTCGATAAAGAGcaacaaatatatacgtatatataaatatatatatatatatatatatatatatatatttaaattaaataatcaattaattaattatatatgatgcAATTACGATCGTCCTAATATCCgcaatagaattattttattagccgtaaatatttctacgtgaaaattaattttcaatcattattaataatcacatAAATTGTAggaatgtttaattaataagagtgaATTGTtaacatacacaaatacatatatatgtatatatattaattttattaattttatgtatatatatacatatatttttataaaattaataaaattaatgcatatttaataatatatatatatatatatatttttttttttttattatatgtttattaataataatcgagaaacgttattgtttttttaaattagagaaataataatgaataatagtaAAGTTGGCGGATGTAAAAGGGAAACATCGATCGTTTCTGCAATATCCTCTCAATACCGAAGCAAGAAGTAGTTTAGTAAAATACATATCCtatttgaatttgattttttctttgttgttattattgttgttgttgttttttcctAATAGatataaggaaataaataagaaaatattgtcgATCTTTATGATTCGTTCGATCTGAGGgaacatattgaaaatattgattattataactaaTGGAGTCTTTATCTTCTGAATCATATACTACGatactatttatctatctaattaaataattaataaaataatggaatGTATTAATGGAGTATGTGCAATGTATTCAAAACTTACGATACCATAATATGATGTccataaaaattgtttaaaatgtattaagattaatcttgaatgaaaaaaataaataaataaataaataaataaaaaaaaaaaagaaacaaagcagtattatactatatacctatatttatgttataattaaGATTCTATATTGGCTACAGATAATGATACATTAATATAGGATTTTATTTCCATCATAGTTAAAGTTGCATTTATttagtaaaaagaagaaaaaaagagaaaaaatatatttcgttcgtaatatgtcgttgttataaatttaattaacaatttaatgtaaaaggcatattttatatttacacaaTTTATTCACATGCTcttgattattttaaaaaatatttaaatattattattattattattattattattattatcatcatcattatcattatcattaattacaattagttctttctaagaaatattatataataaaaacaattacattctaataaatatattatctatacatgtaaataatttcaatgaactttctcgatataaaatggttgataattattctattgattttcattcatacttagagaaattttatatcgatacatatttaatcactaatctaatttttcatcattttaatttcacaTCAATTTGAAAACTGATAGTTTCGCAAAGAGTTTAATTAccgtaatataattaattaatttcattctttaaaCCGTACAAGTGTGTATACCCATCCTTCTACAATGTCttcttaatttcaattttgcgAAACAAAATTTTCCATCACGCCGTTTCTCGTAATGGCTTCTAAATTGGATTTTAACTTTTACGGCATCTCCTAGAACGTTCTTTAATttcacattatataaatataaaataataaatataatcataaaatgaatatatcaatgtgatgttataaaaaaaaaaaaaaaaaaaaaaaaaaaaaaaaaaaaaaaacaaaaaaaaaatatatatatatattccaagttagtaatgatttttcttaaattttaaaatatatcacttatcatattttatcacTCGTCGTTAAGTACATTGAATTTTGAATacttctataataataaaaaatactcgATAAGTATttgtttcttaaatttttaaattgtctTCATCCTTTTCACATTATTCTTTTTGCCCATCGTTAGTCCCTTcaatttcgaatttatttattaaatatttttagatttctctaataataaaatgtcaatGTAAAAAGCCCGTCGGAATAAGcgaagaaaatcaagaaaatgacaaaggatattttcaattgaagAAGCTCGTTCTCATCATTGATAGGAACAGGTGCAAGAACAGTCGCAATAATCCGCAACTAATGTTACAGCGTACgaataaatatctttcatttccgATGATGCAGCCGATTCTTCCAGCCATGATGAATTTACGTGTCTTGCACTTTTAGGTACGTCCTCGaaatcctataaaaaaaatttttaaatatacatataaactgaaaacataaaatattaatataatattcaatgataataataataataataataataataataataataataagttttacATGTACACGAGTACTTCAAATTACTTTGAAATtctaaagaaaaggaatgggaaaaaaaaaattgtatcaaaAACACGATCAATTGAATAACAGTGTATCGctgatagattaaaaaaaaaataaataaataaaaaaaaaaaagaagaaaaaaaagaaaaagaaaagaaaaaaaaatgcaaattatTGAACGAGCAAaagattatttacaaaaattattacttcCAAAATAACATTGTATGAGATCTATGAATAAATTTcacgtgtacatacatattttcgagttactttaaaaaaaaaaaaaaaaaaaaaaaaaaaaaaaaaaaaaaaaaataaaaaaaataaaaaataaacaaaaaaaaataagaaaataaaaaaaagaaaaaagaaaaaaaaaaggaaaggaaaaatacgattaattaaaaagcgATACGTCgctgttaatattttttttataaaagaaaaaacaatttgatagcattcgataaaaatttgataaaatttaataaaatttgataaaaaaaagaaaaggaagaaggggaaaaaaaaagaaaaaaaaaaaaagaaaagacttatttacaaaaatttatactaggaataaaattgaaagtgATCAATAAGAAAATCGATGTGTATTAGATAAACGTGTTCTAATATATAACATCGTAGGGGCTTGTAGAATCTATTAGGTAATTGCTATGACAACATGTAGAGATTAATTGGCATAGGCCGATGGACGATTAAATCCAGCAGGCATCTTGCAGGTTACGGAAACTGTTTAACGACGAAGCAGTCTCGGTAATGGCTCCGGTATTAACTCTACGATTAATCTTGTTAGCTTCACATCCTGGCGATGCGAGCAGAGATTTAAGTTCGTGTtcgtatcgatcgaatttctcGCTCCTTTTGCATCCGATTGAACAGTGGAAATGAAATTCCTGTTTTATTTCCGTAACCGACAAATACAAATCTTTACAAGagttatgaaaaattattaaattaaaaatatccgtTAGGAACattaaaaggaaacaaaaaaaaacaaaaaaaaaaaaaaaatgaaaataaaaataaaattgttctaaattaataattgttagcCGTATTAAccaaatacaattatttttttttaattattattattattattattattattattattattattattatgtttgtttgttttttttttttattaacaaaccCTCAGAACTGTCGATGGAATTTCTTTACGATCGTGAATCACGTGAGTGGATCTGCATCGATCCGAGTCTTTCAAGATAATCGCTCCCAGtctgtttatttattgatttttattaaggaCAATATAATTGATCTGAAGTAAATTTTCTAtgcttaaaaaataaaaatatatatatatatatttatatatatatatatatatatatatatatctttaatatcgctTAAgctttgttataataattcttaagcTGCTTTAATACTTCTTAAGAATGTATCTTAAATTAGTGTTAAAAGAATTCCCTCGAGGGATTAAAGTCTACAAGTCAAATGTTTCCACCTAATGGTctctaattatattattttttgaaataactatatatatatatatatacacacatagttcttatctttattttttttctttatattaatttataaagtttTACGAAGTTTCTTAtagcaaaatatattttgcataGAGAGCCTTCAtcatttctaatgaaaataagagaaataagagataattaaatttaattaaataataaattattatgtatatatatatatatatatatatatatatatatatatgtaaatattacttattattatatttattataaagaatttttaatattttacatttatactaaataatattaatattatttcatcgaaaagtctacgatataatatcaaaCCAAATATACCATGAatgtaatacataaaaaaatattagtaaaaataataaaaataaatgtgccattcatattaatagaatatacTATTTCCGTTTATTCGGTTGCAGAACACTCATGTTATTTATaccaatagaaaaagattaatttaagtatttattcgttagaatagaaaaaaaaaagaaaaaaaaaaagaaaatctataataccgacattatttattgatcacatcgaatattttcatcaAACGTATCATTAGATTGATTATTAAGTGACCAATGATAATatctttgttataaatatccaactaatataatgaaataaaataaaataaataaataataataaaaatagaaatatatataataataaaagtgttGAGTTTCAATATTATCTCTGATTAATatcttgtaataaaaattttcatggaTTAACAAGTTCAACTGTTTAATTCTCacgttttatttcgaaaaaaaaaaaaaagtaaaatttatacaacGCCATAATTATCTACGATCGAAAAGTTTCGATCATATGCGTTTTACCTGTCTATATTtcgcaattttcttttttcttgcccacttcggtttttttttttttcctttttatttggaAAGCCCacttaataacgattaacTTGTAAATACTTCACAGACGCAATGGTTTTAACAGTTTATTTGTATGACTTCGATCATGTCATTTGTAAATTACAATACCGTGTCATATGCACGAACGTTCTCTAA contains:
- the LOC124950363 gene encoding prohormone-1-like isoform X2 — translated: MQSLRGAVILTMFLIVMIGWTTAIPTPEKDVLLNDVDLVDDDGSIDAALINYLFTKQIVKRLRNQLDIGDLQRKRSYWKQCAFNAVSCFGK